DNA from Candidatus Rokuibacteriota bacterium:
TGCTGGAGGACACGGCGGGGGCGCCCGTCCTGGGCTACCGGGCCCCCACCTTCTCGGTGATGCGGGAGACCCTGTGGAGTCTCGAGGTCCTCGGGGAGGCGGGCTTCCTGTACGACTCGAGCATCTTCCCCATCCTGCACGACCGCTACGGGATCCCCGACGCCCCGCGGTTCCCGCACCGGCTGCCGGTCAACGGTACCGGCGGGATCACCGAGTTCCCGCTCTCGACGGTCACCCTTCTCGGACGCCGCCTCCCGGTGGCCGGTGGCGGCTACTTCCGCCTCCTGCCCTACGCGATGACGCGCCGGGCGATCTCGCGGTTGAACCTCAGGGAGCGCCAGCCCGCCATCGTCTACCTGCATCCCTGGGACGTGGATCCGGACCAGCCGAGACAGCCGGTCAACGCCTTCTCCTGGTGGCGGCACACGGTGAACGCGGACAAGGTGGCCGGGCGGCTGCAGCGGCTCCTGCTGGACTTCCGCTTCGCCCCGGCCTGCGAGGTCCTCGCGGACTCGGATCTCCTGCCCGTCGGAGACCCGCGATGAAGATCGCCGCTGTGGTCGGCGCCCGGCCGAACTTCGTCAAGATCGCCCCCATCCTGGCCGCCCTCAGGGATCGATCCGAGGCACGGACGACCCTGATCCACACCGGGCAACACTATGACGTCCGGATGTCGGAGGCCTTCTTCGCCAACCTCGAGATCCCGACGCCGGGCGTGAACCTGGACGTCCGGTCCGGGACGGCGGCGGCCCAGATCGCCGGCGTGATGCAGCGCCTGGAGCCGGTCCTCGCGGCCTCCCGCCCGGATATCGTCGTCGTGGTGGGCGACGTCAACTCGACGATCGCCGCGGCGCTGACCGCGGTCAAGGTCGGCGTGCCCGTGGCACACGTGGAGGCCGGGCTCCGGAGCTTCGACCGCACCATGCCCGAGGAGATCAACCGCGTGCTCACGGACGCGATCTCCGATCTCCTCTTCACCACCGAACCCGCCGCGCAGGAGAACCTCGCCCGCGAGGGAATCCCGGCCCACCGGGTCCACTTCGTCGGCAACGTCATGATCGATACCCTCTTCCGCTACCGGGAGCGAGCGGAGCAGTCGCCGATCCTCGGGACCCTCGGGGTGGAGGCCGGCGCCTACGCCGCGCTCACGCTGCACCGGCCCAGCAACGTTGACAGCGCCGAGGCGCTGGGTCGCATGGTCTCCGCGGTGGCGCGGATCCAGGCCGAGATCCCGGTGGTGTTCCCGGTGCATCCCCGCACCCGGCAGCGCCTGGCCGGCATGGGCGGCAGCCTGCCGGCGGTGCCGGGGCTACGGCTCATCGACCCGCTGCCGTACCTCGACTTCGTCTGTCTCATGGCGCACGCCCGCTGCGTCCTGACCGACTCCGGCGGCATTCAGGAGGAGACCACGGCGCTGGGCATCCCCTGCCTCACGCTCCGGACCAGCACCGAGCGGCCCATCACGGTGGCGCGCGGGACCAACCGGGTCGTGGGCGTGGAGCCCGAGGCCATCTTCTCGGCCTGGCGACAGATCGCCGAGGGGCGCTGGCCGGCGGGCGAGCTCCCCGAGCTGTGGGACGGCAAGGCGGCCGAGCGCATCGTGCGGATCCTGCTCGGGTCGGCAAGGTAGAGGAGCCATGGACGTTCGCGTGCTGAGCGACGAGACTGTCGAGTGGGACGCCTTCGTCCGCGGAACGCCGGACGGCAGCCCCTTCCACCTGATCGCCTGGAAGCACGCCGTCCAGACGGCCTTCGGCCACCGCCCCCACTACCTCTTCGCCGGAGGCGCCACGGGCATCGAGGGCGTGCTGCCGCTCTTCGAGGTGCGCGGGCCGCTCGGAGGCCGGGCCCTCGTCTCGGTCCCTTACGGTGTCTACGGAGGCATCTGCGCCCGGTCCGGGGAGGTCCGCCAGGCGCTGCTCGACTCGGCGAGCGGGCTGGCCCGGCGGCTCGGCGCTCGCTACGTGGAGCTGCGCCACCGGGCGCCCCAGCGAATGAACCTTCCCACCAAGGCACTCTACGTGAGCTTCTCGCGGCCCATCTCGCCTTCCGAGGACGAGAACCTCGCGGCCATCCCTCGCAAGCAGCGGCGGATGACGCGCCAGGGCGCCAAGTTCGGACTGCGCGTCGAATTCGGGCCGGAGCACCTCGACGGCTTCTATGACATCTACGCCTCGAGCGTCCACATGCTCGGCTCGCCGGTCTTCCCGCGGGGCCTCTTCCATGCCATCGCACAGGAGTTCGGCAAGGACTGCGAGCTCCTGACGGTCTGGAAGGACGCCCGGATGGTCGCCGGGGTCCTGACGCTCCTCTACGAGGACCAGGTCCTGCCCTATTACGGCGGTGCCCTGCGGGAGGCCTTCCAGTACGCCGTGAACGACTTCATGTACTGGGAGCTCATGTGTCACGCTGCCCGGGCCGGCTTCCGCCTCTTCGATTTCGGCCGGAGCCGCGAGGGCACCGGGCCCTACCACTTCAAGCGCCACTGGGGCTTCGAGCCGGAGCCCCTGCCCTACCAGTACGTGCTGCGGGACGGCGCGGCGCTGCCAAACCTGAGCCCCTCCAACCCGAAGATGCGCCTGGCGGTCGAGACGTGGAAGCGGCTGCCCCTGGGTCTGACCAAGCGCATCGGCCCGACGCTCACGAAGTACTTGCCCTAGGACCCCCACATGAACATTCTCATGCTCGGCCGCTGGCTGCCCGTTCCCCGCCGTGTCGAGGAGGTGGGACGGGAGTACCGGTTCGCGCGCTGCCTCGCACGGTCCCACCGGCTCACGCTCGCCTTCGTCACCGACGAGCCCAATCCGGTCGGCTGCGTCTCGGCGCTCCGCGAGGAGTTCGGCGACATCGAGTTCGCCGTGGTGCCGCGCGGCTGGAAGACGGTGTCCAGCGCCGTGCGCCTCGCGACCGGCGAGTCCTGCACCATGGCCTATCACCGCTCGGAGGCCCTCAGCACCCGGCTCGGCGACCGGGTGCGCACCTCCCGCTACGACCTCGTCCTCGTCTCGGCATCGAGCATGATCCGCTACGCCCTGGAGCTGGGGACGGACATCCCGGTCCTCATGGACTTCGGGGACATCGACTCGGAGTGGTGGCTGCGCCAGGCCCAGGTCCGCGCGTTCCCCGGCGCGAGCTTCTACCGGACGGAGGGCATGCGGCTCCGGCTGGCGGAGGCCGCCGTCGCCCGGCGGGCCGCCCGCTGTCTCGTCGGCAGCCCCCAGGGCGCGCGTGTGCTGGCGACCTTCGCCCCCTGGGCTCCCACGACGGCCATCCCCAACGGCGTGGACTCCGACTACTTCACCCCGGGGCTCCGGCTCCCGTCGGCGCCGACGGCCCTCTGCGTGAGCGCCATCGAGACCGACGGCGACGCGGAGGCCGCCGCCGAGTTCTGCCGATCGGTGCTCCCGCGCGTCCTGGCCCGCATCCCGGACGCGCGCTTCGTCGTGCCCGCCCGGCAGGCGCCACCGTCCATCCGCGCGCTCGAGCAGATCCCCGGCGTGGTGGTCGCAGCGCCCGTGAGCGACGTGCGCCCATTCCTCCACCGCGCGGCCATCGCCATCGCCCCCCTGGCAGCCCCCCGCGGACTGCAGACGGGGGTTCTCGAGGCCATGGCCAGCGGCGTGCCCGTCGTGACGACCTCCCAGGGGATCGAGGGGATCGCTGCCACGCGGGGCCGTCACCTCCACGTGGAGGACGGCACTCCCGGCTTCAGCCAGCGGGTGACGGAGCTCCTCGAGGATCCGGGGCTCCGCGCCGAGATCGGCGCCCAGGGACGGGACTTCGTCCAGACGCACCATTCCTGGGACGCCGCGAGCGCGCAGCTGCTGGAGCTGGTCGAGACGGTCGTGCCCAAGGGACGGCCGGCCCGGCATGCGCCACGCGAGTCGAGGGTGCGCGTCGGGACATGAAGGTGCGGCGGGTGGAGTCCCCGGAGGAGTTCGAGGCCCTGGCGCCCGTGTGGCGGGAGGTCGCCACCGCAGGCGGATGCGCCTCGCCCTTTCTCAGCCATGACTGGTTCGCCTGCTGCTGGCGCGCCGCCGTCCCGGCCCGCCGTCCGCTCCTGCTCCTCGTGGAGGACACCGCCGGTCCCGTCGCCCTGGTCCCGCTGGCGCGCTGGGGCGCGCGGCTGCGAGGCCTGCCCGTCAAGGTGCTCGGCACGCTGGACGCCCCCGACACGCCGTTCGTCGACTGGCCCATGGCCGGCGGCCCGGAACAGGTCACCGACGCCGTGATGGCGCACCTCGTCGCGCGCGGGGACTGGGACCTGCTGATCCTCGACAAGATGCCCGTGGATTCCCCGATCGTGAAGGTCCTCGAGTCCAGGACTCCCGGCGGCGTCCCCTGCCAGCGCGCGGCCACCCTCCGCTCGCCGTACCTCGACGTGAGCGGGACCTGGGAGGCCTTCTGGTCGCAGACGAGCCAGCGCTTCAAGAAGACCTTCCGCAGCGTGCGGAATCGTCTCGAGAAGGCGGGGTGCGTCGGCGTCGAGGAGCACCGGAATCTCGCCGTGGACGGCGGCCCCTTCGCCGAGGCGCTGGACGTGTCCCTGCGCAGCTGGAAGGGGCCGCGCCGCCTGGCCATGGGCAACATGCCGGGGATGCCGGAGTTCTTCCGCGGGCTCACGGAGCGCGCCAGCGCGCGGGGATGGCTCCGGCTCTGGGTGCTGAGGCTCGACGGGCGCGCGGTGGCCACCGAGTACCAGCTGGAGGCAGACGGCCACGTCCACGCGCTCCGGGCCGACTTCGACGCGAGCCTCCCGGAGGATCTCTCGCCGGGCGCCCATCTCAGCGGCCACATCGTCCGGGCCCTCTTCGACCGTGAGGGGGTGCACGAGTACGACATGGGACCCGGCGACAACGAGTACAAGTCACGCTGGGCCATGGGCGCCCACGAGACGGTCCGGCTCCGGCTCTTCCATCCCGGCATCTACGGCAAGTCCCTCTTCGCCATGGAGACCCGGGCCGTGCCCGCGCTCCGGCGCCTCCGTCGAGGGCTCTCCGCATCATGACGCTCATCGCCGGCATCGCCTTCAGGGATCCGCGGCGGCCCGTGCAGGCGCACGACCTCTCGCCGCTCCTCGCCCGCGCGCCGCAGGCCGGCAAGACGTGGCGGATCGCGCTGCCGGGAGCCGGCCTGGCTGCGGCCGGCGACGGCCTCTGGGTGGAGCAATGCGAGCGGGGCTGGGCCGTGGGCGATCTCGACCTGACGAACCCCGAGGAGCTGTCCGGGCCCGAGGCCGGCACCTCACCGGAGCGGCGCCTTCTCGACTCGCTGCTCGCACGGGAGGGGCGGGGCCTCGACCAGGTGCGAGGGGCCTTCGCCGTGGCGCTATGGGACGCCCCCGCCCGGCGGCTCCTCCTCGCCGTCGATCCCTTCGGGCTGCGTCGCCTCTACTACGCCGCGACGGGAGATACCCTCGGCTTCAGCTCGCGTCCCCTCCCGGCGCTCGCCATCCCCGGGGTCAGTCGGGATCTCGATCCCGATGCCGCCTACGCGTACCTGAACTTCGGCACGGTGCCCGCGCCTCAGACCATGCACCGGGCCGTCCGCCGGCTGCCCGCCGGGCACCTCCTCGTCTGGGAGAACGGGCGCCTGACCCTCGAGCGGTACTGGGACCTCCGCTACGACGAGCGCCCGCTCCCGACAGCGGCCGCCGCGGCAGCGCTCTGGCGGCACACGGAGGAGGCAGTGCGTGAGGCGATCCGGGGCCTGGACCCGAAGCAGGCGGGGGCGTTCCTGAGCGGCGGGACGGACAGCAGCACCGTGGTGGGCTTCATGAGCCGCATGGCCGGCGAGCGCGTGAACGCCTTCTCCATCGGCTTTTCCGAGGAGCGGTACAACGAGCTCGCCTACGCCGAGCTGGCGGCCCGGCGCTTCGAGGCAGCCCACTACACGAAGCTCGTCGGCGCGGACGACGCGCTGGCCTGCGTTCCCGACCTCATCGAAGCCTACGACGAGCCGTTCGGCAACGACTCGGCGATTCCGACCTACCTCTGCGCGCGGCTGGCGCGGGATGCGGGCGTCCAGACGCTGCTCGCGGGCGACGGCGGTGACGAGATCTTCGGTGGCAACGAGCGGTACCGGCGCGAGCGCATCCTCGCGCGCTACCAGCGGCTTCCGGCGGCCCTCCGCACACGGGTCATCGAGCCGGTTCTCCGTGCCCTGCCCCCGGGGGGGCTTGGCCCCCTGGGCAAGGCCCAGCGCTACGTCCAGCGCGCGACGACGCCGAATCCGGCGCGCTTCTACGATAGTGAGTTCTTCATCGCCCGGGAGCGGAGCCGCCTCCTGCACCCGGACTTCCAGGCGGCCGTCACGCCCGACTGGCCGCGCCTGGTCGCCCAGCGGCACTTCGACGCGGCCGGGGCTGCGAGCGAGCTCAACCGGCTCCTCTACGTCGACCTCAAGATCACCCTCGCCGACAACGATCTCTTCAAGGTGACGCGGACCGCCCAGGCCGCAGGGCTGGCGGTGCGCTTCCCGCTGCTCGACCGGCGGCTGGTGGAGTTCACGGCCACCCTGCCGGCCTGGCACAAGGTTCGCGGCACCGAGAAGCGCCATCTGTTCAAGCGCGCCTTCGCCCCGCTCCTGCCCCAAGAGATTCTCGCCAAGAAGAAGCACGGCTTCGGGCTGCCGGTGTCGGACTGGCTCCGCAGCCACCGGGGATTCCGGGAGTTCGCGCGCGACACTCTGCTCTCCCGACGGGCGCTCGAGCGGGGCTACTTCGCCCCGGGCGCCGTCGAGTCCCTGTTCCGTCTCCACGCGGAGGACTCGACCGCCTTCTACGGCAGCGTGCTCTGGACCCTCGTGATGCTCGAGGCCTGGCACCAGCGGCACGGGGACCGGGCGTGACAGCCAAGGTGGCGGTCCTCCGCGCCCTGTCGAGCGCCCTGTATCACGGCGGCATCGTGGGACCCCTCACGGCGCTGGCGGGCCGCGCGCGACGCGGGCCGACCTTCCAGGTGCTCACCTTCCATCGAGTGGGCGATGCCGGGGATCCGTTCCTTCCGGCGATGCCGACGCGGGTCTTCGGGGCGCAGATGGCCCACATCGCCCGGCATTACCGCGTTCTCACCGTCGAGGACCTGGTGGAGCGCATGCGCTCGGGCCGCGTGCCCCGCAACGCGCTGGCCATCACCTTCGACGACGGATACCGCGACAATCTGACCGAGGCGGCGCCCATCCTGGCCCGCCACGGCCTCCCGGCCACCATCTTCCTGACGACGGGCTGCATCGGCACCGGCCAGATCCCGTGGTTCGACCAGCTGGCCATCGCACTGAAGACCACCCCGCGAGACGCCCTGCGCCTGGCGGCCGATCGCATCCTGCCCCTCGGCACCCGGGAGGAGCGCCTCCGCGCACTCGAGGCAACCCTGGGATACCTCAAGCGCGTCACGGACGAGGAGCGCCGGGACGGCCTGGACCGGATCCTGGACCAGCTCGGGGGGAGCGCGCCAGGGGAGACGAAGAGCCTCATGCTCAGCTGGGACGAGGTGCAGACCCTCCAGGGCCTGGGCTTCGCCGTGGGCGCTCACACCGTGAGCCACCCGATCCTCTCGCGGACCTCCGCCGACCGGGCCCGGGAGGAGATCTGCGGCTGCAAGCGCGACATCGAGCGGCACCTTGGAGGGGCGATTCGCGGCTTCGCGTACCCGAACGGGGGCGCAAGGGATTACACCGAGACCGTCAAGCACCTCGTGCGCGAGGCCGGATTCGCCTGGGCGGTGACCACCCAGCACGGGCTCAACACGCCCCGGACGCCACCCCTGGAACTGCGGCGCGGCGGGCCGCGCGAGGACCATCTCCCGACCTACGCCCTGAGGCTGGCGTACTACCGCTTGGCTGAACCCTGACCGTGGAGGATCCTCCCCATGTGCGGAATCGTCGGCTACATCGGTGAACGCGCGGCGGCGCCCATTCTCCTCGAGGGGCTCCGGCGCCTGGAGTACCGCGGCTACGACTCGAGCGGCCTGGCCGTCTTCGACGGCGCGCGCATCGAGGTCCGGCGCAGCGTGGGACGGATCGGCGCGCTCGCGGAGCGCCTCGCCACCGACGGGCTCCGGGGCAGCGTCGGGCTCGGCCATACGCGCTGGGCCACCCACGGGCGTCCCTCGGAGGGCAATGCCCATCCGCACGCCGACTGCACCGGCCGGCTCGTGGTCGTCCACAACGGGATCATCGAGAACCACGTGGCGCTCAAGGAGCAGCTCGAGGCCATCGGTCACGGCTTCCGATCCGAGACCGACACCGAGGTCATCGCCCATCTGGTGGAGCACTACCTCCCCGACGCCGCCGACCTCGAGACGGCCGTGCGCGCGGCCCTGGGCGAGATCCGTGGGGCCTATGCCTTCTGCGTCCTCAGCGAGACGGAGCCGGGCCGGATCATCGCGGCCAAGCGGGGCGCGGGGAGCGTCGTAATCGGCTTCGGCGCTGGCGAGGCCTTCGTGGCCTCCGACATCCCGGCCGTGCTCCCCCACACCCGCACCGTCACCGTCCTCCAGGACGACGAGGTCGCGGTGATCGAGCGCGACGGCGTGAGGCTGTCCAGCCGCGACTGCCGGCTCGTCGAGCGCCCCCCCTCGCTCATCACCTGGGATGCTGCCATGGCCGAGAAGGGCGGCTACCCCCACTTCATGCTCAAGGAGATCCACGAGCAGCCGCTGGCCGTCGCCAATACTGCGCGCGGCCTGGTGGACGCCGAGGCCGGCACCGTCAGCCTCCGCGAGGCGAACCTGTCCGACGCCCTCCTCGCCCGGCTGAGCCGCGTGGTGCTCGTCGCCTGCGGCACCTCGTACCACGCCGCGCTGGTGGGCCGTTTCATGATCGAGCGGCTGGCGGGGATCGCCGCCGACGTGGACATCGGCTCCGAGTTCCGCTACCGCGACGCCATCCTGGGCCCGGACTCGCTGGTGGTGGCCATCTCGCAGTCGGGGGAGACGGCCGACACCCTGGGCGCCGCGAAGGCGGCCCGGCTGCGGGGGGCGCCGGTGCTGGCCATCACCAACGTCGTGGGGTCGGCGCTCGCGAGAGAAACCGACGGCGTCCTCTACACGCATGCCGGCCCCGAGATCGGGGTGGCCTCCAGCAAGACCTTCACGGCCACCCTCACGGCCTGCTACCTCCTCGGGCTCCACCTGGGTCTCAGACGCGGCTTCCTCACCCAGCGGGACGCGCAGAAACGCCTCACGGACCTCGCGGAGGTGCCGGCGCTGATCCAGCGGGCCCTCGGCGCCGAGCCCGCGGTCCGGGCCATCGCCCGCGAGGTGGGGACGCATCAGAACTTCCTCTACCTCGGGCGGGGCGTGCACTTCCCCATCGCCCTGGAAGGGGCCCTCAAGCTGAAGGAGATCACCTATGCCCATGCCGAGGGCTACGCGGCCGGCGAGATGAAGCACGGCCCCATCGCCCTCATCGACGAGCAGATGCCCGTGGTGGCGCTCGTCCCGCGGGATGCCTCCTACGACCGCATGGTGGCGAATCTCGAGGAGGTGCGCGCGCGCGGTGGCCGCATCCTCGCCGTCTGTCACGACGGCGACACCGAGATCACCCGGCGCGCGGACTGGGTGATCCCCATCCCGCCGGCCGCCGAGCTCCTGGCGCCACTGGTGAGCGTCGTCCCCCTCCAGCTGCTCGCCTATCACATGGCCGTCCTCCGCGGCTGCGACGTGGACCAGCCCCGCAACCTCGCCAAGAGCGTGACCGTCGAATGAGTTTCAGGACCGTCTTCGTCGCGCCGCGCGTCCCGTACCCGCTAGACTCGGGACTGACCCAGCGGATGTTCCACGTCCTGAACGCGCTGACCAGTCTGGGCCCCGTGGATCTCGTGTGCTATCGTGATAATCAGCTTCCGTGCGACGATGGCGATCTCGGACCGCTACGCGACCTTTGCGACACGCTCCAAGCCCTGCCCTATCCGTCAGCGCCCGGGCACGCCAGCTCCCGGAGCCGGCGGGACGTGCTCCGGCAGTTCGTGATCTCGCGGACACCGCATCTCGTCAGCGACTTCGCGGGCGTGCCGCTCGTCGAGCGCGCCGCAGCGCTGGCCCAGCGGGCCGACCTCGTCTGGGCCGAGCGCATCTTCGTGGCCGAGTGGCTGACCACGGATCGCGGCAAGACCATCGTCGATCTCGACGACCTCGAGTCCGTAAAGCAGAATCGGCGGCTAACACTCGAGCCCGCGGGCCCGTGGGGCCTCGCCCTCCGCCTGGACAACCTGAAGCTCCGCCGGCTGGAGCGGCGGGCGCCATCGCGCTATGCCCGCGTCGTCGTGTGCTCGAACCCGGACCGACGGTTCTTCCCCGCCCGCCACCGCGGCGCGGTGCTCGTCGTGCCCAACGGTGTCCCGGCCCGGTTGCTCCACGCTCCGACGCGGCCACGCGATCCCGCGAGTCTCGTCCTTGTCGGCACCATGCGGTACGAGCCCAACGTCGATGCGGCGATGTGGCTCGTCCGCGAGATCCTCCCTCGGGTCGCCGAGGCGGTGCCCGACGTGCGGCTGTACTTGGTCGGTGACGATCTGCGGGGGACCCTCGGCCGCATGCACGACGGACACCGCATCATCGTTACCGGCCGCGTCGACGACGTCGCCCCCTATGTGTCGCGCGCCACGGTGAGCCTGGCGCCGCTCCGCGTCGGCGGCGGAACGCGGATCAAGATCCTCGAGGCCTTCGCGCTGGGCACCCCCGTGGTGTCGACTTCCATCGGCGCTGAGGGGTTGGACGTCGTTCCGGGGCGCCATCTCAGGATCGCGGACACGCCGGAGTCCTTCGCGGCTGCGGTCGTGGACCTCCTGCGCGACCCCGTGGCCCGCGAGTCGCTGGCCGAGGCGGGGCGCCGCCTCGTCGCGGAGTGGTATACCTGGGAAGCGATCGGGACCCGGCTCGGCGCAGACCTTCGGGAGCTGCTCGCCCACCGCAGCGAGCCGGCTGCGGCCGGGCGATCCCGTCTGAGCGCGTGGTGACCACGATGGACGTCACCGTGATCGTCTGCACCTACAACCGGGCCGCGTCCCTGCGTGACACGCTCGAGGCGCTGAGGGAACAGCAGGTCCCTCCGACGCTCGCCTGGGAAGTGGTGGTCGTGGACAACAACTCGCACGACGAGACCGGGGCGGTCGTACGGGAGTTCGCCGCCCGTGGTCCGATGCCCGTCAAGTACGTGTTCGAGTCCAGGCAGGGAGTGAGCGCGGCCCGGAACGCCGGCATCGACCACGCCACGGGGGACATCATCGCATTCACCGACGACGATGTGCTCCCGGGCCCGGACTGGGTTGCCGCGATCCTTCCTCTGCTTCGCGAGCACTCCGCAGACATCCTCGGCGGCCGCGTCCTCCCCCGCTGGCCCCGTCCGGCGCCTCCGTGGCTCAGCGGGTCCCGGACCCTCCTGCACGCCCTCGCCCTGATGGACCACGGGACCGTCGAGCGGATCACCCCCGCGACCCGTCACCCTCGCGTGTGGACCTGCAACGTGGCCATCAGGCGCGAGGCCATTGCCCGAGTCGGCTCCTTCGACCCCGGTCTGGGACGGAGGGGGGCGAAGCTCCACGGGGGAGAAGACACCGATTTCCTGTCCCGCGCTCTGGCCCATGGCGTCGCGGTTGTCTACGACCCGCGCCTCCTCGTGTGGCACAAGATCCCCGCGGCGCGGATGCGCCGGTCCTACTTCCGGCGGTGGCACTTCGAGGGCGCCGAGGGAATGGCGCTGCAGGCCGGGC
Protein-coding regions in this window:
- a CDS encoding DUF3473 domain-containing protein — encoded protein: MKNALTFDVEEYFHAEVFSGVLRPADWPGLESRVESSTRRLLDILDRERVRATFFVLGWVAERHPALVREIAALGHEIGCHGYGHRMIQHLERHEFAEDVRRAKKVLEDTAGAPVLGYRAPTFSVMRETLWSLEVLGEAGFLYDSSIFPILHDRYGIPDAPRFPHRLPVNGTGGITEFPLSTVTLLGRRLPVAGGGYFRLLPYAMTRRAISRLNLRERQPAIVYLHPWDVDPDQPRQPVNAFSWWRHTVNADKVAGRLQRLLLDFRFAPACEVLADSDLLPVGDPR
- the wecB gene encoding UDP-N-acetylglucosamine 2-epimerase (non-hydrolyzing), producing MKIAAVVGARPNFVKIAPILAALRDRSEARTTLIHTGQHYDVRMSEAFFANLEIPTPGVNLDVRSGTAAAQIAGVMQRLEPVLAASRPDIVVVVGDVNSTIAAALTAVKVGVPVAHVEAGLRSFDRTMPEEINRVLTDAISDLLFTTEPAAQENLAREGIPAHRVHFVGNVMIDTLFRYRERAEQSPILGTLGVEAGAYAALTLHRPSNVDSAEALGRMVSAVARIQAEIPVVFPVHPRTRQRLAGMGGSLPAVPGLRLIDPLPYLDFVCLMAHARCVLTDSGGIQEETTALGIPCLTLRTSTERPITVARGTNRVVGVEPEAIFSAWRQIAEGRWPAGELPELWDGKAAERIVRILLGSAR
- a CDS encoding FemAB family PEP-CTERM system-associated protein produces the protein MDVRVLSDETVEWDAFVRGTPDGSPFHLIAWKHAVQTAFGHRPHYLFAGGATGIEGVLPLFEVRGPLGGRALVSVPYGVYGGICARSGEVRQALLDSASGLARRLGARYVELRHRAPQRMNLPTKALYVSFSRPISPSEDENLAAIPRKQRRMTRQGAKFGLRVEFGPEHLDGFYDIYASSVHMLGSPVFPRGLFHAIAQEFGKDCELLTVWKDARMVAGVLTLLYEDQVLPYYGGALREAFQYAVNDFMYWELMCHAARAGFRLFDFGRSREGTGPYHFKRHWGFEPEPLPYQYVLRDGAALPNLSPSNPKMRLAVETWKRLPLGLTKRIGPTLTKYLP
- a CDS encoding glycosyltransferase, with product MNILMLGRWLPVPRRVEEVGREYRFARCLARSHRLTLAFVTDEPNPVGCVSALREEFGDIEFAVVPRGWKTVSSAVRLATGESCTMAYHRSEALSTRLGDRVRTSRYDLVLVSASSMIRYALELGTDIPVLMDFGDIDSEWWLRQAQVRAFPGASFYRTEGMRLRLAEAAVARRAARCLVGSPQGARVLATFAPWAPTTAIPNGVDSDYFTPGLRLPSAPTALCVSAIETDGDAEAAAEFCRSVLPRVLARIPDARFVVPARQAPPSIRALEQIPGVVVAAPVSDVRPFLHRAAIAIAPLAAPRGLQTGVLEAMASGVPVVTTSQGIEGIAATRGRHLHVEDGTPGFSQRVTELLEDPGLRAEIGAQGRDFVQTHHSWDAASAQLLELVETVVPKGRPARHAPRESRVRVGT
- a CDS encoding GNAT family N-acetyltransferase, with amino-acid sequence MKVRRVESPEEFEALAPVWREVATAGGCASPFLSHDWFACCWRAAVPARRPLLLLVEDTAGPVALVPLARWGARLRGLPVKVLGTLDAPDTPFVDWPMAGGPEQVTDAVMAHLVARGDWDLLILDKMPVDSPIVKVLESRTPGGVPCQRAATLRSPYLDVSGTWEAFWSQTSQRFKKTFRSVRNRLEKAGCVGVEEHRNLAVDGGPFAEALDVSLRSWKGPRRLAMGNMPGMPEFFRGLTERASARGWLRLWVLRLDGRAVATEYQLEADGHVHALRADFDASLPEDLSPGAHLSGHIVRALFDREGVHEYDMGPGDNEYKSRWAMGAHETVRLRLFHPGIYGKSLFAMETRAVPALRRLRRGLSAS
- a CDS encoding asparagine synthase; the encoded protein is MTLIAGIAFRDPRRPVQAHDLSPLLARAPQAGKTWRIALPGAGLAAAGDGLWVEQCERGWAVGDLDLTNPEELSGPEAGTSPERRLLDSLLAREGRGLDQVRGAFAVALWDAPARRLLLAVDPFGLRRLYYAATGDTLGFSSRPLPALAIPGVSRDLDPDAAYAYLNFGTVPAPQTMHRAVRRLPAGHLLVWENGRLTLERYWDLRYDERPLPTAAAAAALWRHTEEAVREAIRGLDPKQAGAFLSGGTDSSTVVGFMSRMAGERVNAFSIGFSEERYNELAYAELAARRFEAAHYTKLVGADDALACVPDLIEAYDEPFGNDSAIPTYLCARLARDAGVQTLLAGDGGDEIFGGNERYRRERILARYQRLPAALRTRVIEPVLRALPPGGLGPLGKAQRYVQRATTPNPARFYDSEFFIARERSRLLHPDFQAAVTPDWPRLVAQRHFDAAGAASELNRLLYVDLKITLADNDLFKVTRTAQAAGLAVRFPLLDRRLVEFTATLPAWHKVRGTEKRHLFKRAFAPLLPQEILAKKKHGFGLPVSDWLRSHRGFREFARDTLLSRRALERGYFAPGAVESLFRLHAEDSTAFYGSVLWTLVMLEAWHQRHGDRA
- a CDS encoding polysaccharide deacetylase family protein; its protein translation is MTAKVAVLRALSSALYHGGIVGPLTALAGRARRGPTFQVLTFHRVGDAGDPFLPAMPTRVFGAQMAHIARHYRVLTVEDLVERMRSGRVPRNALAITFDDGYRDNLTEAAPILARHGLPATIFLTTGCIGTGQIPWFDQLAIALKTTPRDALRLAADRILPLGTREERLRALEATLGYLKRVTDEERRDGLDRILDQLGGSAPGETKSLMLSWDEVQTLQGLGFAVGAHTVSHPILSRTSADRAREEICGCKRDIERHLGGAIRGFAYPNGGARDYTETVKHLVREAGFAWAVTTQHGLNTPRTPPLELRRGGPREDHLPTYALRLAYYRLAEP
- the glmS gene encoding glutamine--fructose-6-phosphate transaminase (isomerizing); protein product: MCGIVGYIGERAAAPILLEGLRRLEYRGYDSSGLAVFDGARIEVRRSVGRIGALAERLATDGLRGSVGLGHTRWATHGRPSEGNAHPHADCTGRLVVVHNGIIENHVALKEQLEAIGHGFRSETDTEVIAHLVEHYLPDAADLETAVRAALGEIRGAYAFCVLSETEPGRIIAAKRGAGSVVIGFGAGEAFVASDIPAVLPHTRTVTVLQDDEVAVIERDGVRLSSRDCRLVERPPSLITWDAAMAEKGGYPHFMLKEIHEQPLAVANTARGLVDAEAGTVSLREANLSDALLARLSRVVLVACGTSYHAALVGRFMIERLAGIAADVDIGSEFRYRDAILGPDSLVVAISQSGETADTLGAAKAARLRGAPVLAITNVVGSALARETDGVLYTHAGPEIGVASSKTFTATLTACYLLGLHLGLRRGFLTQRDAQKRLTDLAEVPALIQRALGAEPAVRAIAREVGTHQNFLYLGRGVHFPIALEGALKLKEITYAHAEGYAAGEMKHGPIALIDEQMPVVALVPRDASYDRMVANLEEVRARGGRILAVCHDGDTEITRRADWVIPIPPAAELLAPLVSVVPLQLLAYHMAVLRGCDVDQPRNLAKSVTVE